A stretch of the Microcella sp. genome encodes the following:
- a CDS encoding HtaA domain-containing protein yields the protein MLTLSRPSRLRAGAVATAIITAMAVMGSSVSALAVDGEPLPETAVEVVESTVDLDASADAFGAPVEPTAEIDAAQVEPTPVAEPVADAITAVPMVSVSKTDGLVDGETVTVSGENFSPVAPSTNGTRPPLAGQFGGVYVVFGSYAETWKPSEGASSASRKAAPGQTRWVVNPENLVQIGGSAAGAVAIESDGSFEVQLTVTEEFTGMLENGNLGIFTFSGSGAVYAPFETETFVSFAEPAPTVSVSKTDGLVDGETVTVSGENFSPVAPSTNGTRPPLAGQFGGVYVVFGSYAETWKPSEGATSAARKAAPAQTRWVVNPANVAQLGGSAAGAVAIEEDGSFEVELTVTDDFEGMLENGNLGIYTFSGSGAVYAPFETETFLRFAGPVDSTVTLTADPAAFLVGASTTLSAIVQPAVEGSVEFFDGERSLGVVGVDRETGVATLTYADAPQGPRSLRAVFTPADLDVATGAEGAVIVTVSAPIVMAPTSSGSLRWGVKQSFRTYVTGPIAQGTIGVAGAGSDGAIVVFPQSSPAAATDVVQYGGSVRYLGHNGALDVTIASPTVRLVSNTRADLVATVNGSRVTLATLALATGARSVLPDGAVRYAGVAATLTAAGAPAFSFGGTAFYPAGTALDPVTFTIGAPSSAGGGTRIVGAFTGSSIPTAPPATTGAELIAADAGALEPGQRITLTAAGFAPGESDIAVVAYSDPIVLSESVTADADGVATWTGTLPADLIGVHTLTMQGSVDRGIVVTIRELAQSVSLTGACVIQDARLQWGFKEAFRAYVSGSIANGEWQVFDGAEYETPSFAFAGDGALDSSTGEGELVFSGGIRFTGHGGILDTSVSNPRVIVLDADTAQLVLDVVGTTQEGVAVEAEGVVFADLDLSAAARSADDGLLTIEGALATLTATGAEAFGTYPAGEPLDPVTITGSLADDCGEVVIAEPEAGEVAPSEGGIPLWVWGIIIALLLAVIALTVALVRRRAAAE from the coding sequence TTGCTCACTCTCTCCCGCCCCTCACGCCTGCGTGCGGGCGCCGTCGCCACCGCGATCATCACGGCCATGGCCGTCATGGGATCCTCCGTCTCCGCGCTCGCCGTGGACGGCGAGCCCCTGCCGGAGACTGCGGTGGAGGTCGTCGAGAGCACGGTTGATCTCGACGCCTCGGCTGACGCGTTCGGCGCGCCCGTGGAGCCGACAGCCGAGATCGACGCTGCGCAGGTCGAACCGACGCCCGTCGCCGAGCCTGTCGCCGACGCGATCACCGCCGTGCCGATGGTGTCGGTGTCGAAGACTGATGGTCTGGTCGATGGCGAGACTGTGACGGTGTCGGGGGAGAACTTCTCGCCCGTGGCGCCGTCGACGAACGGCACGCGTCCGCCGCTGGCCGGTCAGTTCGGTGGCGTGTATGTGGTGTTCGGCTCTTATGCCGAGACGTGGAAGCCGAGCGAGGGTGCCTCGAGTGCGAGCCGCAAGGCCGCTCCGGGTCAGACCCGCTGGGTGGTGAACCCCGAGAACCTCGTGCAGATCGGGGGTTCTGCCGCGGGTGCGGTCGCGATTGAGTCGGATGGTTCGTTTGAGGTTCAGTTGACGGTGACAGAGGAGTTCACCGGTATGCTGGAGAACGGCAACCTGGGCATCTTCACCTTCTCGGGCTCGGGTGCGGTGTATGCGCCGTTCGAGACCGAGACCTTCGTGAGCTTCGCCGAGCCCGCCCCGACGGTGTCGGTGTCGAAGACTGATGGTCTGGTCGATGGCGAGACCGTGACGGTGTCGGGGGAGAACTTCTCGCCCGTGGCGCCGTCGACGAACGGCACGCGTCCGCCGCTGGCCGGTCAGTTCGGTGGCGTGTATGTGGTGTTCGGCTCTTATGCCGAGACGTGGAAGCCGAGCGAGGGTGCGACGAGCGCGGCGCGCAAGGCTGCCCCCGCGCAGACCCGTTGGGTCGTGAACCCGGCGAACGTGGCGCAGCTCGGCGGCTCTGCTGCCGGTGCGGTCGCGATCGAGGAGGACGGTTCGTTTGAGGTCGAACTCACAGTCACCGATGACTTCGAGGGAATGCTCGAGAACGGCAACCTCGGCATCTACACCTTCTCGGGCTCGGGTGCGGTGTATGCGCCGTTCGAGACCGAGACCTTCCTGAGGTTCGCAGGGCCGGTCGACTCGACCGTGACGTTGACCGCCGACCCGGCCGCGTTCCTCGTCGGAGCGTCGACGACGCTGAGCGCGATCGTGCAGCCGGCCGTCGAGGGCTCAGTCGAGTTCTTCGATGGCGAGCGCTCGCTCGGTGTCGTGGGGGTCGATCGTGAGACGGGAGTCGCGACGCTCACCTACGCCGACGCCCCGCAGGGCCCACGTTCGCTGCGTGCCGTCTTCACTCCGGCCGACCTCGACGTTGCGACGGGAGCAGAGGGGGCGGTGATCGTGACCGTCAGCGCTCCGATCGTCATGGCTCCGACGAGCTCGGGTTCGCTCCGCTGGGGCGTCAAGCAGTCGTTCCGCACCTACGTGACGGGGCCGATCGCGCAGGGAACGATCGGCGTCGCGGGAGCCGGCAGCGACGGCGCGATCGTGGTCTTCCCGCAGTCGTCGCCTGCCGCCGCGACCGACGTCGTGCAGTACGGCGGTTCGGTGCGTTACCTCGGCCACAACGGCGCGCTCGACGTGACGATCGCCTCGCCGACCGTGCGCCTGGTCTCGAACACGCGCGCAGATCTCGTGGCCACCGTGAACGGCAGCCGTGTGACGCTGGCGACGCTCGCGCTCGCGACGGGTGCGCGGAGCGTGCTGCCCGACGGCGCGGTGCGCTACGCCGGAGTGGCCGCGACCCTGACGGCAGCAGGCGCTCCCGCGTTCAGCTTCGGCGGCACCGCCTTCTACCCGGCTGGCACTGCGCTCGACCCGGTGACCTTCACGATCGGCGCGCCTTCGAGCGCAGGGGGCGGCACCCGCATCGTCGGGGCTTTCACCGGCTCGAGCATCCCGACCGCGCCGCCGGCCACGACGGGCGCTGAGCTCATTGCGGCTGACGCAGGTGCGCTCGAGCCCGGTCAGCGCATCACGCTCACGGCGGCCGGCTTCGCCCCAGGTGAGTCAGACATCGCGGTCGTCGCCTACAGCGACCCGATCGTGCTGAGCGAATCGGTCACCGCCGACGCCGACGGTGTCGCGACCTGGACAGGCACGTTGCCGGCAGACCTCATCGGCGTACACACGCTCACGATGCAGGGCAGCGTCGACCGCGGCATCGTCGTGACGATCCGCGAGCTGGCCCAGTCGGTCTCGCTCACCGGAGCGTGCGTGATTCAGGATGCTCGCCTCCAGTGGGGCTTCAAGGAGGCCTTCCGCGCCTACGTGAGCGGGTCGATCGCCAACGGCGAGTGGCAGGTGTTCGACGGAGCAGAGTATGAGACGCCGAGCTTCGCCTTCGCCGGCGACGGCGCGCTGGATTCGAGCACCGGCGAGGGAGAGCTGGTGTTCTCCGGCGGTATCCGCTTCACCGGGCACGGCGGAATTCTCGACACCTCAGTGTCGAACCCCCGCGTCATCGTGCTCGACGCCGACACCGCCCAGCTCGTGCTCGACGTGGTCGGCACGACGCAAGAGGGTGTCGCGGTCGAGGCCGAGGGCGTCGTGTTCGCCGACCTCGACCTGAGCGCAGCCGCTCGGTCGGCCGACGACGGTCTGCTCACGATCGAGGGTGCACTGGCGACGCTCACCGCGACAGGAGCGGAAGCCTTCGGCACCTACCCGGCCGGCGAGCCGCTCGACCCCGTGACGATCACCGGTTCGCTCGCCGACGACTGCGGCGAGGTCGTCATCGCCGAGCCCGAGGCAGGCGAGGTCGCACCGAGCGAGGGCGGAATTCCGCTCTGGGTGTGGGGCATCATCATCGCCCTGCTACTCGCGGTCATCGCTCTGACGGTCGCGCTCGTGCGACGCCGGGCTGCAGCCGAGTAA
- a CDS encoding GNAT family N-acetyltransferase: MTDSSPICRTWGQLSLDEFFEIARLRTEIFYLEQRIDDIELDDFDRAASTEHWYIVDDSGPAAYLRVLIHDAPQFGDRDARRIIGRVATRADRRREGLSRRLLDAVIQRHGTEPMALHAQVAVRQVYAVVGFEPYGDEYDEAGIRHIGMYRAPSDSAS; encoded by the coding sequence GTGACCGACTCTTCCCCGATCTGCCGAACCTGGGGTCAGTTGAGTCTCGATGAGTTCTTCGAGATCGCCCGATTGCGCACCGAGATCTTCTATCTCGAGCAGCGCATCGACGACATCGAACTCGACGACTTCGACCGTGCGGCGTCGACCGAGCACTGGTACATCGTCGACGATTCGGGGCCTGCAGCATATCTGCGGGTGCTGATTCACGACGCCCCGCAGTTCGGTGATCGGGATGCTCGCCGCATCATCGGCCGCGTCGCCACCCGCGCCGACCGCCGGCGCGAGGGTCTCTCGCGGCGGCTGCTCGACGCCGTCATCCAGCGTCACGGAACCGAGCCGATGGCCCTGCACGCGCAGGTCGCGGTGCGGCAGGTCTACGCGGTCGTGGGGTTTGAGCCCTACGGCGACGAGTACGACGAGGCGGGCATCCGGCACATTGGCATGTACCGCGCTCCCAGCGATAGCGCATCGTGA
- a CDS encoding DNA polymerase III subunit delta', whose product MSAWDELTGQQAAIASLREAAADPQAMTHSWLITGPPGSGRSNLAFAFATTLLQGTTTGTEAAHTAALVAARTHPDLAVLATDRVIIAIEEVRRLVSQSQFSPSIAPYRVIVIEDADRMTERTSNVLLKALEEPPPRTVWILCAPSAADLIPTIRSRVRTVRLRVPSVAEVAELLVQRDGIDPVLAERAARESQTHIGMALRLATDEDARSRRARTLTLALGVQSVSGAVLAAEQLVAIAADDAKAFTAEREEEERAAALRSLGVEPGGPVPAALRASLKALEEDQKRRATRSVRDGIDRALVDLMSLHRDVLLLQLGAGLELVNEAIRGELEVAARDRSPELSLEALDAIAVARRRIEGNTPPLLALEAMLITASGRVPALGSHS is encoded by the coding sequence ATGAGCGCCTGGGACGAGCTGACCGGTCAGCAGGCCGCGATCGCCTCGTTGCGCGAAGCTGCGGCCGACCCGCAGGCGATGACGCACTCCTGGCTCATCACCGGCCCGCCCGGCTCCGGGCGGTCGAACCTGGCGTTCGCCTTCGCGACGACGCTGCTGCAGGGCACCACGACGGGCACGGAGGCAGCGCATACGGCAGCGCTCGTCGCGGCGCGCACTCACCCCGATCTCGCCGTTCTCGCGACCGACCGGGTCATCATCGCCATCGAAGAGGTGCGCAGGCTCGTCTCGCAGAGCCAGTTCTCGCCGAGCATCGCGCCCTACCGCGTCATCGTCATTGAAGACGCCGACCGCATGACAGAGCGCACCTCGAACGTGCTGCTCAAGGCGCTCGAAGAGCCGCCGCCGCGCACCGTGTGGATTCTCTGCGCTCCGAGTGCCGCCGACCTGATTCCGACCATCAGGTCGCGGGTGCGCACCGTGCGACTGCGCGTGCCGAGCGTCGCCGAGGTGGCCGAACTGCTCGTACAGCGCGACGGCATCGACCCGGTGCTCGCCGAGCGCGCCGCGCGCGAATCGCAGACCCACATCGGCATGGCGCTGCGCCTGGCGACTGACGAGGATGCCCGCTCGCGCCGCGCGCGCACCCTGACGCTCGCTCTCGGGGTGCAGAGCGTGAGCGGCGCAGTGCTCGCCGCCGAGCAGCTCGTGGCGATCGCGGCCGACGATGCCAAGGCGTTCACGGCCGAGCGCGAAGAAGAAGAGCGCGCCGCAGCGCTGCGGTCGCTCGGGGTCGAGCCCGGGGGGCCCGTGCCCGCCGCGCTGCGGGCGAGCCTCAAAGCGCTCGAAGAAGACCAGAAGCGTCGAGCAACGAGATCGGTGCGCGACGGCATCGACCGTGCGCTTGTCGACCTGATGTCACTGCACCGCGACGTGCTGCTGCTGCAGCTCGGGGCGGGCCTCGAGCTCGTCAACGAGGCGATTCGCGGCGAGCTCGAGGTGGCGGCGCGCGATCGCTCACCTGAGCTCTCGCTCGAGGCCCTCGACGCCATCGCCGTCGCGCGCAGGCGCATCGAGGGCAACACCCCTCCGCTGCTCGCCCTCGAGGCCATGCTCATCACCGCGAGCGGTCGGGTGCCGGCGCTAGGCTCCCATTCGTGA
- a CDS encoding septum formation family protein has protein sequence MSSDLSDVATVRSEQRRASIPFAIAAIVLAVLPLGMLVVPLPGAGLIGAAVIGAAVALAIVAVVRTTGGSGARLLGVVALSLAIATGTLSTAVGVATGAVGVSEAVADFSADTPIDVTEVLGIEPDASVLDDDEVPFAELTVGMCVNDADLGDFLWGLPVVDCDEPHDSEIYEIVDLPAGDYPGDDTVYALSDELCFQAFEAYVGLPYDESELYFLFYSPDKRSWGVDDRAVVCTLYDPDGQIEGSARGSQR, from the coding sequence ATGTCGAGCGACTTATCGGATGTGGCGACAGTGAGGTCTGAGCAGCGACGTGCGAGCATCCCGTTCGCGATCGCGGCGATCGTGCTGGCGGTGTTGCCGCTGGGGATGCTCGTGGTGCCGTTGCCGGGGGCCGGACTCATCGGTGCCGCAGTGATCGGCGCCGCCGTCGCGCTCGCGATCGTCGCCGTGGTGCGGACGACGGGTGGTTCGGGAGCGCGCTTGCTGGGCGTGGTGGCGCTGTCGTTGGCGATCGCGACGGGAACCTTGTCGACTGCGGTGGGTGTGGCCACGGGCGCGGTCGGCGTGTCAGAAGCGGTGGCCGACTTCTCTGCAGACACGCCGATCGACGTCACCGAGGTGCTCGGAATCGAGCCGGATGCGTCTGTGCTCGACGACGACGAGGTGCCGTTTGCGGAGTTGACCGTGGGCATGTGCGTGAACGACGCCGACCTTGGAGACTTTTTGTGGGGGCTGCCCGTTGTCGACTGCGACGAACCACACGACAGCGAGATCTATGAGATCGTCGATTTGCCCGCCGGTGACTACCCCGGTGACGACACCGTCTACGCCTTAAGTGACGAGCTTTGCTTCCAGGCGTTTGAGGCCTACGTGGGCCTGCCCTATGACGAGTCCGAGCTCTACTTCTTGTTTTACTCGCCCGACAAGCGCTCGTGGGGGGTTGACGACCGTGCTGTGGTCTGCACGCTGTATGACCCCGACGGCCAAATCGAGGGATCGGCGCGCGGGTCGCAACGCTGA
- a CDS encoding cytochrome P450, with protein sequence MVIAQAPVADEVDVSRREQFPRGAALTLDDLTLAGREHVLDEVREHEPVTWMPALGGWLVTSRDAAREVLSPAAAMTVEVEQNMVRNSLGPMMLTSDGESHDAQRRPFEAPFRNRDIELRYGERIAALAHRLIDELGPGAAAGEPFDLGARFASPFAVLMAGELLGLSLHDTERIDGFYSDFAGAMEYSGDPEPMRRADAARAELTGLLLGELAAARRSPGHSLTSQVANDASHGLSDDELAAQLRVVLFGAIETIQASVMNTLYLLAQHPDQESAAMDDRSLLAGAQEEARRLIPPVSFIERWTAAAVTIAGVQVPAREFVGVSVLAANRDPAHFDDPLSFDLTRPNASRSLSFSFGVHACLGLHLARAQTTGAITALWDRLGRLNVIEAAEPEGFAFRKPAVMRVASRQ encoded by the coding sequence ATGGTCATCGCGCAGGCACCGGTCGCCGACGAGGTCGACGTCTCTCGACGCGAGCAGTTTCCGCGAGGCGCCGCGCTCACGCTCGACGACCTCACGCTCGCCGGCCGCGAGCACGTGCTCGATGAGGTTCGCGAGCACGAGCCTGTGACGTGGATGCCCGCTCTGGGCGGCTGGCTCGTCACGAGCCGCGACGCCGCGCGCGAGGTGCTGAGCCCCGCCGCCGCCATGACCGTCGAGGTCGAGCAGAACATGGTGCGCAACTCGCTCGGGCCCATGATGCTCACCAGCGACGGCGAGTCGCATGATGCGCAACGGCGGCCCTTCGAGGCGCCTTTTCGCAACCGCGACATCGAGCTGCGGTACGGCGAGCGCATCGCCGCTCTTGCCCATCGACTGATCGACGAGCTCGGCCCCGGCGCGGCAGCCGGCGAGCCGTTCGATCTGGGGGCGCGCTTCGCCTCGCCGTTCGCCGTGCTCATGGCGGGCGAGCTGCTCGGCCTCTCGTTGCATGACACCGAGCGAATCGACGGCTTCTACAGCGACTTCGCCGGCGCCATGGAGTATTCGGGCGACCCTGAGCCGATGCGACGTGCCGACGCGGCCCGCGCCGAGCTGACGGGGCTGCTGCTCGGCGAGCTCGCCGCGGCGCGCCGCTCCCCCGGTCATTCCCTCACTTCGCAGGTCGCCAACGACGCCTCCCACGGGCTCTCTGACGACGAACTCGCCGCGCAGTTGCGCGTGGTGCTGTTCGGCGCCATCGAGACGATTCAGGCGTCAGTGATGAACACGCTGTACCTGCTGGCCCAGCATCCCGACCAGGAATCGGCGGCGATGGATGACCGCTCGCTGCTCGCCGGAGCGCAGGAGGAAGCCCGGCGCCTCATTCCGCCCGTCTCGTTCATCGAGCGCTGGACGGCCGCAGCCGTCACGATCGCTGGTGTGCAGGTGCCTGCGCGCGAGTTCGTCGGCGTAAGCGTTCTCGCCGCCAACCGCGACCCCGCGCACTTCGACGACCCGCTGAGCTTCGACCTCACCCGCCCGAACGCCTCGCGCTCGCTGTCGTTCTCGTTCGGCGTGCACGCGTGCCTGGGGCTCCACCTGGCTCGCGCTCAGACGACGGGAGCGATCACGGCGCTGTGGGATCGGCTCGGGCGGCTGAACGTCATCGAGGCTGCCGAGCCCGAAGGTTTTGCGTTCCGCAAGCCGGCAGTCATGCGCGTCGCGTCGAGGCAATGA
- a CDS encoding DMT family transporter, whose product MNTNPGTRGLTAIAIVATIVAGVLVATQHRINGELGQRLDDGFTAALISFGSGWLILMAILAVSPKGREGFRRLSTEVRARRVAPWLLLGGLGGALLVLSQGLVAGVVGVAIFGVATVTGQTISGMVADATGFAGGRRTPVTVSRATGATLTLIAVVVAVAPRLETDVPLAAIILPLIAGIGIGLQQAVNGRVRTESGSALAATTLNFTVGTAALVVVTVVHLAISGLPETPPSNPWLYLGGAVGAIFIAVQVVTVTRIGVLVLGLCLVAGQLAGALVYDLVLPIGVPTTAATATAVALTLVGVTIASLPPRRATRPRPE is encoded by the coding sequence ATGAACACGAACCCCGGCACGCGCGGCCTGACGGCGATCGCGATCGTGGCCACGATCGTCGCCGGCGTGCTGGTCGCCACTCAGCACCGCATCAACGGCGAGTTGGGCCAGCGGCTCGACGACGGCTTCACGGCTGCCCTCATCTCATTCGGCAGCGGCTGGCTGATTCTCATGGCGATCCTCGCCGTGTCGCCGAAGGGCCGCGAGGGGTTCCGGCGGTTGAGCACCGAGGTGCGCGCGCGCCGGGTCGCGCCGTGGCTGCTGCTCGGAGGGCTGGGTGGGGCTCTGCTCGTGCTCTCGCAGGGCCTCGTCGCGGGCGTCGTCGGCGTTGCGATCTTCGGCGTCGCGACGGTCACCGGTCAGACGATCAGCGGCATGGTCGCCGATGCGACCGGATTCGCGGGTGGTCGTCGCACGCCCGTCACCGTGAGCCGCGCGACTGGCGCGACGCTGACCCTCATCGCCGTCGTCGTCGCCGTGGCGCCCCGACTCGAGACCGACGTGCCGCTCGCGGCGATCATCCTGCCCCTCATCGCCGGCATCGGCATCGGACTGCAGCAGGCCGTCAACGGCCGCGTGCGCACCGAATCAGGTTCGGCTCTGGCGGCGACGACCCTCAACTTCACGGTCGGCACGGCGGCGCTCGTCGTCGTGACGGTCGTGCATCTGGCGATCTCCGGGCTGCCTGAGACTCCGCCGAGCAACCCGTGGCTCTACCTGGGCGGCGCGGTCGGCGCGATCTTCATCGCGGTGCAGGTCGTGACCGTCACCCGCATCGGCGTGCTCGTGCTGGGCCTGTGCCTGGTCGCCGGCCAGCTCGCGGGCGCACTCGTCTACGACCTCGTTCTGCCCATCGGAGTGCCGACAACGGCGGCCACGGCGACCGCGGTCGCACTCACGCTCGTCGGCGTGACGATCGCTTCTCTGCCGCCGCGGCGGGCTACTCGCCCTCGGCCGGAGTGA
- a CDS encoding slipin family protein, whose protein sequence is MSFSFIGGNAGVVTHGRWVEVAPWAQAVVIRDGVHTSTEGPGRHRRRRRSRWHVLDLRPQLLTMPTQEVLTADGVQVRLSLVATAQIIDPVAWLFSSVAPFEAIYAALQVALRDRVAALELAAISRSRSTLLDGVDAELEPAVASLGAAVTGITLKDITLPAEVREAIAETALARQRGMAELERARTEAAAFRSLANTAKLLAENPALMELRTLQAATEGANIVIHRDGVARQD, encoded by the coding sequence ATGTCATTCAGCTTCATCGGGGGAAACGCCGGCGTGGTCACTCACGGTCGGTGGGTCGAGGTTGCTCCGTGGGCGCAAGCCGTCGTCATTCGAGACGGAGTGCACACCTCGACCGAGGGCCCTGGTCGCCACCGTCGACGCCGGCGTTCGAGATGGCACGTGCTCGACTTGCGGCCTCAACTGTTGACGATGCCGACGCAAGAGGTGCTCACCGCCGATGGCGTGCAGGTTCGACTCTCGCTCGTGGCCACTGCACAGATTATTGATCCCGTGGCGTGGCTGTTCTCGTCCGTTGCTCCGTTCGAGGCGATCTATGCAGCCCTGCAGGTTGCGCTACGTGATCGTGTCGCGGCGCTGGAGCTCGCGGCGATTTCACGCAGCAGGAGCACCTTGCTCGACGGTGTCGATGCCGAGCTCGAGCCGGCGGTCGCGTCGTTGGGGGCAGCAGTCACGGGGATCACCCTGAAAGACATCACGTTGCCCGCGGAAGTGCGCGAAGCGATCGCCGAGACTGCGCTCGCGAGGCAGCGAGGAATGGCAGAGCTTGAACGAGCTCGCACTGAAGCTGCGGCATTCAGAAGCTTGGCGAACACCGCCAAGCTTCTGGCTGAAAACCCTGCACTCATGGAGCTTCGAACTCTTCAGGCGGCAACAGAGGGAGCCAACATCGTGATTCATCGCGATGGAGTCGCGCGACAGGACTGA
- the msrB gene encoding peptide-methionine (R)-S-oxide reductase MsrB produces the protein MSTAENPATSGKAYAVEKTEDEWRAELGEERYQVLRQAGTERAWTGELLDESRSGIYTCGACNAELFVAGTKFDSGCGWPSFYESVRPEAVELIDDTSLGMVRTEVRCANCGSHLGHVFPDGFGTPTGDRYCMNSLALDFTPAEGE, from the coding sequence GTGAGCACGGCAGAGAACCCGGCAACCAGCGGCAAGGCGTACGCGGTCGAGAAGACCGAAGACGAGTGGCGGGCTGAGCTCGGCGAAGAGCGCTACCAGGTGCTGCGCCAGGCGGGCACCGAGCGAGCCTGGACGGGCGAGTTGCTCGACGAGAGCCGGTCGGGCATCTACACCTGCGGCGCCTGCAACGCCGAGCTCTTCGTGGCGGGCACGAAGTTCGACTCGGGCTGCGGGTGGCCCAGCTTCTACGAGTCGGTGCGCCCCGAAGCGGTCGAGCTCATCGACGACACCTCGCTCGGTATGGTGCGCACCGAGGTGCGCTGCGCTAACTGCGGCTCGCACCTCGGCCACGTCTTTCCCGACGGCTTCGGCACCCCCACGGGCGACCGGTACTGCATGAACTCGCTCGCGCTCGACTTCACTCCGGCCGAGGGCGAGTAG
- a CDS encoding alpha/beta hydrolase: protein MTRTSTRKASSRRVLAASMLLVPALLLSGCVPSWLQGLVSGGTVSTPTGEEVADDVRPYYQQVLTWTGCGGGAECATAVAPLDWNNPGEGDDIELALVRHAATGGTPQGSLFINPGGPGASGFDFVRDSVDFAVSAELREQFDIVGWDPRGVGRSSAVTCYTDPADLDEFIFGIPEAEFGTPEWGAEVIAGSIDFAEACAENTGPLLGFVDTNSTVRDLDMLRAVVGDEQLNFFGYSYGTDIGARYADRFADKVGRLVLDGATDPTTTTFEVVLAQSEGFENALRAYLLGCPDLGSCPFPGSVDESLTLIRELYERLGEEPIEAADGRFFDGAVLDIAIATALYDEGSWSFLSQMFTELRTGVVETGFLLADFYYGRENGEYIDNSLEAFIAINCLDYPVETDRAVIAEQNAQIRAVAPTTAGEGNPLGDVLCANWPHQFEGELRPVSGAGAAPILVIGTTGDPATPYIWAEALAEQLESGVLLTWVGEGHIAYDEGDPCINDLVDAYFITGAVPVDGLVCDPDGP from the coding sequence GTGACCCGAACTTCGACCCGAAAGGCAAGCTCGCGGCGCGTGCTCGCCGCCTCGATGCTGCTCGTGCCCGCCCTGCTTCTGAGCGGCTGCGTGCCCTCCTGGCTGCAGGGCCTCGTGTCGGGTGGCACTGTCTCGACGCCGACCGGCGAAGAGGTCGCCGACGACGTGCGCCCCTACTACCAACAGGTGCTCACCTGGACGGGCTGCGGCGGCGGCGCCGAGTGCGCGACTGCCGTCGCGCCGCTCGACTGGAACAACCCGGGCGAAGGCGATGACATCGAGCTCGCCCTTGTGCGTCACGCTGCGACCGGCGGCACGCCGCAGGGCTCGCTGTTCATCAACCCGGGCGGCCCCGGGGCCTCGGGCTTCGACTTCGTGCGCGACAGCGTGGATTTCGCGGTGAGCGCCGAGTTGCGCGAGCAGTTCGACATTGTCGGCTGGGACCCCCGCGGTGTCGGCCGGTCGAGCGCCGTCACCTGCTACACCGACCCGGCCGACCTCGACGAGTTCATCTTCGGAATTCCAGAGGCAGAGTTCGGCACCCCTGAATGGGGGGCTGAGGTCATCGCCGGCTCGATCGACTTCGCCGAAGCCTGCGCCGAGAACACCGGCCCCCTGTTGGGTTTTGTCGACACCAACAGCACTGTGCGCGACCTCGACATGCTGCGCGCCGTCGTGGGCGATGAGCAGCTCAACTTCTTCGGCTACTCGTACGGCACCGACATCGGCGCCCGATACGCCGACCGGTTCGCCGACAAGGTCGGACGCCTCGTGCTCGACGGGGCGACCGACCCGACGACGACGACCTTCGAGGTGGTTCTCGCGCAGTCCGAGGGCTTCGAGAACGCGCTCAGGGCCTACCTTCTGGGGTGCCCCGACCTCGGCTCCTGCCCCTTCCCGGGCAGCGTCGACGAGAGCCTCACCCTCATTCGCGAGCTCTACGAGAGGCTGGGAGAGGAGCCGATCGAGGCCGCCGACGGCCGCTTCTTCGACGGCGCGGTGCTCGACATCGCCATCGCGACGGCGCTCTACGACGAGGGTTCGTGGTCGTTCTTGAGCCAGATGTTCACCGAGCTGCGCACGGGTGTGGTCGAGACCGGGTTCTTGCTTGCCGACTTCTACTACGGCCGCGAGAACGGCGAATACATCGACAACTCGCTCGAAGCCTTCATCGCCATCAACTGCCTCGACTACCCGGTCGAGACCGACCGCGCGGTCATCGCCGAGCAAAACGCGCAGATTCGTGCCGTCGCGCCGACCACTGCTGGCGAGGGCAACCCGCTCGGCGACGTGCTGTGCGCCAACTGGCCGCACCAGTTCGAGGGCGAGCTGCGGCCCGTGAGCGGTGCGGGCGCTGCGCCGATTCTCGTCATCGGCACGACCGGCGACCCGGCGACCCCCTACATCTGGGCCGAAGCGCTCGCCGAGCAGCTCGAGAGCGGCGTGCTGCTCACCTGGGTCGGCGAGGGCCACATCGCCTACGACGAGGGCGACCCCTGCATCAACGACCTCGTCGACGCCTACTTCATCACGGGTGCCGTGCCGGTAGACGGGCTCGTGTGCGACCCCGACGGCCCGTAA